The Neodiprion pinetum isolate iyNeoPine1 chromosome 5, iyNeoPine1.2, whole genome shotgun sequence genome segment TCTCATTTGTAACAAAGTAAGTTACTTTGATAAGTTTCCAGGTAAATCCAGCTGCATGGAGTCCAGTTCATTCAGTAGGATCTATGGTTGGTGTTGAAGCACATCCCGAAACAGACGGTAGTGTATTTGATCCTGATTTAACCGGAGATTCCGGTGTTTATGGAGAAGATGAAAATACAGCTGCAATGTATTGGGCCGAATACGACGTTTTATGGTGCAAGATCGAAGCTGGAGCCTGTTTCATTGATCAGGCTAACCCTCCAAAGTGGCGAGTTGAAAACATACTGTTGAAATATAAACCTCAAAGCGCAATAAGATATacattcgtttgttttcaatagtacaaaaacaaattcatctaaaatgtaaaaatcatttcattgCAGTATTTGCTGTTATATGAAATCGTTGCTTTCTTATTCGgcacattattattttcgacCATACAAGTATGTGATAGAGGTAGCTATGATATGCGTAGAAAGTCTTCTGttaaacaaaaacgaaaactataacaatattttacttattcaaaatttaattcgtATTATAGGATGGTAGAGGGTAATGGCACTACTTGTGGTGAACTAACTGAACCATGGAGGGAGCATATTCTCTGCAATCTTAAGAAGCGGCTAAAAGATTTGGATGTGAATATCTTGTCATATGAAAAAGCGATTGAAATGTGGGTTCtcgaaaataatcaataacatttttaaatttgaaaataatacgaaGAGAATTGTGAAAATACGCTCAACGATGGGTAAAATGTGTATATTGGTTCGTCTAGGTCATCCTGTGTGAAAAATGGTGATGCACGATGTCAATTGAAAGGGAGCAAAGCGTATGAAGACTGTGTTCTAGAATTAGAATGGATTAGCAATACAAGCGGTTACGTGGATTCTGGTACACTTACCATTTTGAATACAGACGGTGCAACTACTAtggtaaaacaaatttttcacaataactGATcctttattatcatttatttgtACTTGATATACAAAATGtataatttccaaatttcactTTCAGTTGCAATTCCCGATATCAGAAATAGTGTGCGTGGTCTGCTGCAGTGAGCCAGGAAACCCAAGACTTGCGATACACACTCCTAATTTATCCCgctcaaaaattttaagacTGCAATTTGCTAGTGATACTGAAATGGAAGATTGGATGGATAATCTTACTACAGGCAAgactaatgaaaaaatacaagattAGGCCAATAACTCTATCAGTAAAATACAAGTTATgtggaaaaaatcatgatACTTTCGATTCCTAATTGATGATGTTTATTTCAGTCTCGTGCCAAATAAATAATCTTCACGGAAAGCCGGGTCCAAATTCGATTTGGGCAACCACTGGTCTTGGAGATGTTTTCGTTTATGACACAGAAATGGCTGAGGTAATTTTtctgtgaataaattttgtagtCAAATAATTGGTACACTTGaatgtttcaatttcacaAACTTTTCTTTCCTGATTCATTCTAGACTAGCCAATTAGTCGACGGTGTTTATACACAGGAATTACTTACATCTGGAAACCAATTACCATTTGAAAGCATTTTACATAATGGATTCGGACCTGGAAGTTCTTTACATATGTCACTTTGCCTTTACGACGACGCAGACAGGTACACATATTTTTCTGGAATCATTGTTGTACTGAATAATGTTCTTTATTACTTGCTGCAAGAAAAAGTTTATttctaacaaaaaaataactattttGCAACAAATTGAGACAGATTTATTGAGATAATGAGATTTCATAACAACTGGTTGTTAGATTTGAACTAACAAGAATAATTGACATTACAACAGGTTGGCAATAAATCTGGTTTGTTATACAACAACGACAATGAAGCAACAAAAAGCAGCTGAAGGTCATGACATAGCTCTTCACTTCAATCCCCGATTAAACGAAGACGTGATAGTGAGAAATACGTATCAGTCAGGTCAATGGGGCGACGAAGAAAGAGTTGGAGTGAGTCCGTTGAAGGCAGGCTCCGATTATACCCTGAAATTCGTCTGTGAGGAAGGGGGGtacagaatttttattaatgaCATCGAATATACCTTTTACAGTCACAGAATACCACCAGAGAACATAACGCATCTCCGCATCAAAGGGCTGATGACATTAAGTAGTGTCTGTTACAAAACTAAATCTGTAAGTGAAGCTCATTAATCCCttcaaaacataaaaataatatgaaaagtaTTGTATTTGTTGTGTCCGTCTGTATAATACTAATGTTCAgaattttacttattttcttaCTGTTGCAGGTAATCATTGAgccaataaaaatattttggagaCAAATGGGAGGACATTTGAGGAAGGTGGAAACGTGTAGTGTTGGAGTAACATGGGGAATAGGATACGATAATACAGCGTACGTTTATACGGGGGGCTGGGGTGGAAATTTCTTAAAAGGTTATTGAAGCAACTGCAACGAGTCTGCAGTGTTACATTTGTACTAGTATACTTATTAATCGATATTTATTACTCAGGTTACAAAATTCGGATTTTTTAGGTTTACGGTCTAACAATACCGGCATCAATTCAATGGTAGATACGCACAACTACTTTGTTTACGAGAATCAACGTTGGAATCCGGTTACCGGTTATACATCCCATGGATTACCAACCGATCGGTATATGTGGAGTGACGTAACAGGGCGTCATAAGCGAACGCGAGAACATACCAAAACTCTTTCAATGCACTGGCAATGGGTagggataaaatttttcatttaaatttaacaatttcaaCAATCGTGAATATTTTCGTTGAATTAGATATCAGACTGGATAATAGACTTCCATACTCCTGGTGGTGTTGATAGAGATGGGTGGCAATATGCAATGGATTTCCCTGCACAATACCACGGTCGTAAGCAGTTCACCGATTATGTAAGAAGACGAAGGTGGTTTAGGCGTTGTCAATTGAAAACTAGCGGACCTTGGCAGGAACTAGGAAATACAAAAATCGTCGACATCTCGTTATACGTAAGCAAAATCATCGGCGTATGTTGTACAATAACCTTCATTTTATCGGTAACAGCTGTAGGTGCGTTAATCGAACAAAAAAATGGGATTTAAAGTACTAATATGTTACTGATTTAAATATACTAGTATTACTGAAATATATGTACAGGTCAGATCCATTTCTAGTTAAAAAATAGTATgcattgttcttttttttttttctcgcttaaGTGCACTGTAGAACCATCGTATCCCTGGCTTTTACTTTTATAAGTTAAATATGATACTGAAATCGAATTCACGTATTTGAGAACGACTTATTTAAATGTTTTAAACATGAGCACCATGGGGCAAATGATTAATTATAAGAATTCATTTCATGTACTATCCGCATTCCAGATGGCACTGATAGTTTACAATAGGGTCTAATTATTCCTAATTTGTGGCATCTTAGACAACAAGTAAACCAGGTGACGACGGTTTCATAAACGTGTGGGCTGTTGCTGCCAATGGGGAAGCATTGTTCAGGCGCGGTGTTTCAGAATTGTGCCCATTAGTGAGTATAATATTCTGGTTAACTTTAGATAATTGCAATAATCTCAACGTGATAGCATACAAAGGCTCCCATTATTTTCGTTGTGAAAAAGCttccttattaaaaaatatcccaGAATCTAAATGATGtgtagttttttcaaaattaaccgTTACAACATATCTGAGTATGATGAAAATTCATGACTTTCTCTATTCCCAGGGAGTTTCCTGGG includes the following:
- the Pex23 gene encoding tectonin beta-propeller repeat-containing protein isoform X3 encodes the protein MAWQWEGDWHIETTLDGQPLDHDGWTYAVDFPATYSTNKQWKSCVRRRKWVRYRRYSAMNSWCAIAPLHKDATKEPFIDVAVGGNQILGGHSGNMVVWAVTAHGRIMFRVGVSTTSPEGQRWSAIKMSNGYEAIQVSVGPTGLAWIILTNGKALVRTGVCRENLMGDGWAEVEPPNDKLRLTQVGVGIDSVWAVTNDGSVWFRKGVNGQSSMLCEQMATGTGWVDMLSKMALVSVSPDDQVWAIGHDDRCLYYRTGIRGTDRTGKKWRMINAPLQLSRASSNASLSSNNRHSLCGTPQQHRHQSWGSLSRPHSTGDGAALIRDWEEQSRSAPTPTSLKLLQRTSDGTSTNNLQQTSSQESYLNESKNRSSNSVNTNDLTEASVANITISNESLTKGGESIVVSGKGMSNTVKVNPAAWSPVHSVGSMVGVEAHPETDGSVFDPDLTGDSGVYGEDENTAAMYWAEYDVLWCKIEAGACFIDQANPPKWMVEGNGTTCGELTEPWREHILCNLKKRLKDLDVNILSYEKAIEMSSCVKNGDARCQLKGSKAYEDCVLELEWISNTSGYVDSGTLTILNTDGATTMLQFPISEIVCVVCCSEPGNPRLAIHTPNLSRSKILRLQFASDTEMEDWMDNLTTVSCQINNLHGKPGPNSIWATTGLGDVFVYDTEMAETSQLVDGVYTQELLTSGNQLPFESILHNGFGPGSSLHMSLCLYDDADRLAINLVCYTTTTMKQQKAAEGHDIALHFNPRLNEDVIVRNTYQSGQWGDEERVGVSPLKAGSDYTLKFVCEEGGYRIFINDIEYTFYSHRIPPENITHLRIKGLMTLSSVCYKTKSVIIEPIKIFWRQMGGHLRKVETCSVGVTWGIGYDNTAYVYTGGWGGNFLKGLRSNNTGINSMVDTHNYFVYENQRWNPVTGYTSHGLPTDRYMWSDVTGRHKRTREHTKTLSMHWQWISDWIIDFHTPGGVDRDGWQYAMDFPAQYHGRKQFTDYVRRRRWFRRCQLKTSGPWQELGNTKIVDISLYTTSKPGDDGFINVWAVAANGEALFRRGVSELCPLGVSWEHIPSDQALIGISCGPEGQVWAVGKNGTSYWRFGISLAKPTGETWQNVEPPSGAQVKQISVGKDVVWALDTTGRLSVRREVRAKIFPEGTYWQTLPAMPNDPIHIATIVEKDNIADNCCIFYTDTFVPTAKQGFRHVSVGREKGQVWALSGAGIVCRRIGITDENPAGTGWTTGIGANWQYISAGGLVNRAQ
- the Pex23 gene encoding tectonin beta-propeller repeat-containing protein isoform X4, translated to MPSSYLYAINNEGRVFGLSTSGNMWREFMYLGLEFKQLSAVPHFMWAIGGDRQVYVHVHGLDIPIRIKEETYENERWLPLEGFSGRLLPTDRYNFSSQDGTVDRSRDKVKLPSMAWQWEGDWHIETTLDGQPLDHDGWTYAVDFPATYSTNKQWKSCVRRRKWVRYRRYSAMNSWCAIAPLHKDATKEPFIDVAVGGNQILGGHSGNMVVWAVTAHGRIMFRVGVSTTSPEGQRWSAIKMSNGYEAIQVSVGPTGLAWIILTNGKALVRTGVCRENLMGDGWAEVEPPNDKLRLTQVGVGIDSVWAVTNDGSVWFRKGVNGQSSMLCEQMATGTGWVDMLSKMALVSVSPDDQVWAIGHDDRCLYYRTGIRGTDRTGKKWRMINAPLQLSRASSNASLSSNNRHSLCGTPQQHRHQSWGSLSRPHSTGDGAALIRDWEEQSRSAPTPTSLKLLQRTSDGTSTNNLQQTSSQESYLNESKNRSSNSVNTNDLTEASVANITISNESLTKGGESIVVSGKGMSNTVKVNPAAWSPVHSVGSMVGVEAHPETDGSVFDPDLTGDSGVYGEDENTAAMYWAEYDVLWCKIEAGACFIDQANPPKWMVEGNGTTCGELTEPWREHILCNLKKRLKDLDVNILSYEKAIEMSSCVKNGDARCQLKGSKAYEDCVLELEWISNTSGYVDSGTLTILNTDGATTMLQFPISEIVCVVCCSEPGNPRLAIHTPNLSRSKILRLQFASDTEMEDWMDNLTTVSCQINNLHGKPGPNSIWATTGLGDVFVYDTEMAETSQLVDGVYTQELLTSGNQLPFESILHNGFGPGSSLHMSLCLYDDADRLAINLVCYTTTTMKQQKAAEGHDIALHFNPRLNEDVIVRNTYQSGQWGDEERVGVSPLKAGSDYTLKFVCEEGGYRIFINDIEYTFYSHRIPPENITHLRIKGLMTLSSVCYKTKSVIIEPIKIFWRQMGGHLRKVETCSVGVTWGIGYDNTAYVYTGGWGGNFLKGLRSNNTGINSMVDTHNYFVYENQRWNPVTGYTSHGLPTDRYMWSDVTGRHKRTREHTKTLSMHWQWISDWIIDFHTPGGVDRDGWQYAMDFPAQYHGRKQFTDYVRRRRWFRRCQLKTSGPWQELGNTKIVDISLYMALIVYNRV